One window from the genome of Microcebus murinus isolate Inina chromosome X, M.murinus_Inina_mat1.0, whole genome shotgun sequence encodes:
- the GPRASP2 gene encoding G-protein coupled receptor-associated sorting protein 2 gives MTGAEIEPSAQAKPEKKAGEEAVAGAERENEVPLVVRPKVRTQTQVSSGTRSKTETKPVSGARPKIEAQAMAGARPKTEAQAMAGARPKTEAQAMSGARPKTDARAVGGARPKTEAKVIPGARLKDEAPAWAQTEFAAEAMSQAEGVSQSNAVAWPLVSTELGSVTKSKGLSMDRELVNMDAETFPGSQGQKGIQPWFGPGDEPNMGSWCYPRPRAREDASNESGFWSADETSTVSSFWTGEETSIRSWPREEASTRSRHKAKHQTNPRSRPRSKQEPYIDSWSGSEDEAGNPFCLWPGENTNNLFRPRVREEANVRSKLRTKREDCFESESEDEFYKESWFLHGEEANSRFRRRDKEEPNTILKSRAQKDVHNGDRVKQESRFEEEVIIGSWFWAEKEANLEAGATAICESEPGAEEGAIGGSLFWAEEKSSLGAVAREEARPESEEEAIFGSWFWDRDEACFDLNPSPVYRASNRFRDSAEEELNVSSRPKSWEEVSVEFKPAPCPGIGFPSTRPFRIPEEAYKLFETKPKDTELSPEGEEQESSPQTDQPDPEFPFQYEPSYRSVREIREHLRAKASAEPENWSCSCIQCELKIGSEEFEELLLLMEKVRDPFVHEISKIAMGMRSASQFTRDFIRDSGVVSLIETLLNYPSSRVRTTFLENMIHMAPPYPNLNMIETFICQVCEETLAHGVNSLEQLTGIRMLRHLTMTTDYHVLIANYMSGFLSLLTTANARTKFHVLKMLLNLSDNPAVAKKLFSAKALSIFVGLFNIEETNDNIQIVIKMFQNISNIIKSGRMSLIDDDFNLEPLISAFREFEELAKQLQAQIDNQNDPEAGQQS, from the coding sequence ATGACTGGTGCCGAGATTGAGCCTAGTGCCCAGGCCAAGCCTGAAAAGAAGGCTGGGGAAGAGGCTGTGGCTGGggctgagagagagaatgaagtcCCTCTCGTTGTCAGGCCCAAGGTTAGGACCCAGACCCAGGTATCTTCTGGGACAAGGTCCAAAACTGAGACCAAGCCTGTGTCTGGGGCAAGGCCTAAAATTGAGGCCCAGGCAATGGCTGGGGCAAGACccaaaactgaggcccaggcaaTGGCTGGAGCCAGACctaaaactgaggcccaggcaaTGTCTGGGGCAAGGCCTAAAACTGATGCCAGGGCAGTAGGTGGAGCACGTCCTAAGACTGAGGCCAAGGTAATTCCTGGGGCAAGGCTCAAGGATGAAGCCCCGGCATGGGCCCAGACTGAGTTTGCAGCTGAGGCAATGTCACAGGCCGAGGGAGTGTCCCAGAGTAATGCCGTTGCCTGGCCACTGGTCAGTACTGAGTTGGGGTCAGTTACTAAATCTAAGGGCCTGTCTATGGACAGAGAACTAGTGAATATGGATGCTGAAACCTTTCCTGGCTCCCAGGGTCAGAAAGGAATCCAACCCTGGTTTGGACCAGGGGATGAACCTAACATGGGATCTTGGTGCTatcccaggcccagggccagagAGGATGCCTCTAATGAGTCTGGATTTTGGTCAGCAGATGAGACCTCTACGGTGTCTTCTTTCTGGACTGGAGAAGAGACCAGTATCAGGTCATGGCCCAGGGAAGAAGCCAGTACCAGGTCCAGGCACAAGGCTAAGCATCAGACTAACCCCAGGTCCAGGCCCAGATCCAAGCAAGAACCCTATATTGATTCCTGGTCTGGATCTGAGGATGAGGCTGGCAACCCATTCTGCCTGTGGCCTGGGGAAAATACCAATAACTTGTTCAGGCCCAGAGTCAGGGAAGAGGCAAATGTCAGGTCCAAACTCAGGACAAAGAGAGAGGACTGTTTTGAATCTGAGTCTGAAGATGAGTTCTATAAGGAGTCCTGGTTTTTGCATGGAGAAGAGGCCAATAGTAGATTCAGGCGCAGAGACAAGGAAGAGCCTAATACCATCCTGAAATCCAGGGCCCAGAAGGATGTTCATAACGGTGATAGGGTCAAACAAGAGTCTAGGTTTGAGGAGGAGGTCATTATTGGATCCTGGTTCTGGGCAGAAAAAGAGGCCAATTTGGAAGCAGGGGCTACAGCAATCTGTGAATCTGAGCCAGGGGCTGAGGAGGGGGCCATTGGTGGATCCTTGTTCTGGGCTGAGGAAAAGTCCAGTTTGGGGGCTGTGGCCAGAGAAGAGGCCAGGCCAGAGTCTGAAGAAGAGGCCATATTTGGTTCCTGGTTCTGGGACAGAGATGAGGCCTGCTTTGATCTAAATCCTAGTCCTGTGTACAGGGCCAGTAACAGGTTCAGAGATTCAGCTGAGGAGGAGCTTAATGTATCCTCCAGGCCAAAATCCTGGGAAGAGGTCAGTGTTGAATTCAAACCTGCTCCTTGTCCTGGGATTGGCTTCCCTTCCACCAGACCCTTCAGAATTCCTGAAGAGGCATATAAACTGTTTGAGACAAAGCCCAAGGACACAGAACTTAGCCCAGAAGGGGAAGAGCAGGAATCTTCACCTCAAACTGATCAGCCTGACCCTGAGTTCCCATTTCAGTACGAACCTTCCTACAGGTCAGTCCGGGAAATTCGAGAGCATCTTAGGGCCAAGGCGAGTGCAGAGCCAGAGAATTGGTCCTGCAGCTGCATACAATGTGAGCTTAAAATTGGTTCTGAAGAGTTCGAAGAACTCCTTTTATTAATGGAGAAAGTTCGGGATCCTTTTGTTcatgaaatatctaaaattgcAATGGGTATGAGAAGTGCTTCTCAATTTACCCGAGATTTCATTCGTGATTCGGGTGTTGTCTCACTTATTGAAACCTTGCTCAATTATCCGTCCTCCCGAGTTAGGAcaacttttctggaaaatatgatTCACATGGCTCCACCTTATCCAAATCTAAACATGATTGAGACATTCATATGTCAGGTGTGTGAGGAAACCCTTGCTCATGGTGTGAATTCCCTTGAGCAGCTGACTGGAATAAGGATGCTTAGACACCTTACTATGACTACTGACTATCATGTATTGATTGCCAATTATATGTCTGGGTTTCTCTCCTTGTTAACCACAGCCAATGCAAGAACAAAATTTCATGTTCTGAAAATGCTACTGAATTTGTCTGACAATCCTGCTGTGGCAAAAAAACTATTCAGTGCCAAAGCTCTTTCAATATTTGTGGGTCTCTTTAACATAGAAGAGACAAATGATAATATCCAAATTGTTATTAAGATGTTTCAGAATATCAGTAACATTATAAAAAGTGGAAGGATGTCCTTAATTGATGATGATTTCAATCTTGAGCCGCTTATTTCCGCATTTCGTGAATTTGAGGAGTTAGCTAAGCAACTACAAGCCCAAATAGACAATCAAAATGATCCTGAGGCGGGACAACAAAGCTAA